Proteins encoded by one window of Labrus bergylta chromosome 2, fLabBer1.1, whole genome shotgun sequence:
- the rorb gene encoding nuclear receptor ROR-beta, with amino-acid sequence MRAQIEVIPCKICGDKSSGIHYGVITCEGCKGFFRRSQQNNAAYSCPRQRNCLIDRTNRNRCQHCRLQKCLALGMSRDAVKFGRMSKKQRDSLYAEVQKHQARLQEQRQQQTGEAEALARVYSSSLSNGLSTLNHEIGGTYANGHVIELPKGGHGNGGVVPGGYYGMDSTQPSPDQSGLDMSGMKHIKQEPVYDLTPVPNLFSYGGYQDTQLGPNNVSMGELDRIAQNIIKSHLETCQYTTDELQQLAWQTHSYEEVKMYQSKPRDVLWQQCAIQITHAIQYVVEFAKRISGFMELCQNDQILLLKSGCLEVVLVRMCRAFNPLNNTVLFEGKYGGMQMFKALGCDDLVSAVFDFAKSLCSLQLTEEEIALFSAAVLISTDRPWLMEPRKVQKLQEKIYFALQHIMQKNHMDEDALAKLISRIPTLSALCTLHTEELQAFQQLHPETVNVLFPPLYKELFNPDPNSAMAMPK; translated from the exons CCCAAATCGAAGTGATACCTTGCAAAATCTGCGGAGACAAATCATCAGGCATCCACTATGGAGTCATCACGTGTGAGGGATGTAAG GGTTTCTTCAGACGGAGTCAGCAGAATAATGCAGCGTACTCCTGCCCGCGTCAGAGGAACTGCCTCATTGACAGAACAAACCGCAACCGCTGCCAACACTGCCGCCTACAGAAATGTCTCGCCCTAGGAATGTCCAGAGATG CTGTTAAGTTTGGCCGCATGTCCAAAAAACAGCGTGACAGCCTGTATGCAGAGGTCCAGAAGCACCAGGCACGATTGCAGGAGCAACGACAGCAGCAGACAGGCGAAGCTGAAGCCTTGGCACGTGTTTACTCATCCAGCCTCAGCAACGGACTGTCCACCCTTAATCACGAAATTGGGGGCACCTATGCCAATGGTCATGTCATTGAGCTACCCAAGGGTGGACATGGTAACGGAGGTGTAGTACCAGGGGGATACTATGGGATGGATTCCACCCAGCCATCTCCCGATCAGTCAGGTTTGGACATGTCGGGCATGAAGCACATCAAGCAGGAGCCTGTGTATGACCTGACACCAGTACCAAACCTGTTCAGTTACGGAGGCTACCAAGATACTCAGCTGGGACCGAACAACGTCAGCATGGGAGAGCTCG ACCGCATTGCTCAGAATATCATCAAATCCCACTTGGAGACGTGTCAGTACACAACAgatgagctgcagcagctggccTGGCAAACACACTCCTATGAAGAGGTCAAGATGTACCAGAGCAAG CCCCGGGACGTATTGTGGCAGCAGTGTGCCATCCAGATTACCCATGCAATCCAGTATGTAGTGGAGTTCGCCAAGCGCATCTCAGGGTTCATGGAACTGTGCCAGAATGACCAGATCCTACTGCTCAAATCAG GTTGTCTGGAGGTAGTCTTGGTTCGGATGTGCAGGGCATTCAACCCTCTCAACAACACTGTCCTCTTTGAAGGGAAGTACGGAGGCATGCAGATGTTCAAAGCCCTGG GTTGTGATGACTTAGTCAGTGCGGTGTTTGACTTTGCCAAGAGTTTGTGTTCCCTGCagctgacagaggaggagatcGCTCTGTTCTCAGCTGCTGTACTAATTTCCACAG ATCGGCCGTGGCTGATGGAGCCTCGGAAAGTCCAGAAACTTCAGGAGAAGATCTACTTTGCTCTGCAGCACATTATGCAGAAGAACCACATGGATGAAGATGCATTGGCTAAG CTGATAAGCCGAATTCCCACCTTGTCAGCCCTGTGTACACTGCATACTGAGGAGCTTCAGGCCTTCCAGCAGCTCCATCCAGAAACAGTCAATGTCCTCTTCCCTCCGCTCTATAAAGAACTCTTCAACCCAGACCCCAACTCTGCCATGGCCATGCCTAAGTGA